The following are encoded in a window of Flavobacterium sp. WC2421 genomic DNA:
- a CDS encoding glutamate-5-semialdehyde dehydrogenase: MNTLLSIEKRNAVLSRMAVLLEQERAPLKAINQQDLNNYSGDDLAMEKRLLVDDTKIDGMILSLQQLASQEDPVGKVRFNFTHDNGLKISNKTAAFGTILIIYESRPDVTVEAGGIAFKSGNKILLKGGKESLLSNQKIVSLWHQALTDNDVATSWVEYLNYDRTETQAFLEKPTQKVDLIVPRGGEKLIAFTKKHATCPVIVSGRGNNFVYVNAEANLDQALSIIVNGKTSNISVCNALDKLLIDTNLPNWEVFANRVVAKLKEFNVIVLGDSTVAAATNVPAIESDLIWYEEFLDYKIVIGTTNSDQGAIDKINKYCGGHSASIITTNNETAQVFMDNVDTAAVYQNASTRFTDGGQFGLGGELAISTDKLHQRGPIGLQHLVTNKWYIYGEGQIR, translated from the coding sequence ATGAATACCTTATTATCCATAGAAAAACGAAATGCTGTTTTAAGTAGAATGGCTGTACTTCTTGAACAAGAGAGAGCCCCTCTTAAAGCAATCAATCAACAGGATTTAAACAATTATTCTGGGGATGATTTGGCTATGGAAAAACGTTTATTAGTTGATGATACTAAGATTGATGGAATGATTTTATCGTTGCAACAATTGGCTAGTCAGGAAGATCCAGTAGGTAAAGTTCGTTTTAACTTCACTCATGATAACGGATTAAAAATCAGTAATAAAACTGCTGCATTTGGAACAATTCTAATCATCTACGAATCACGTCCAGACGTAACTGTTGAAGCAGGCGGAATTGCTTTCAAATCGGGAAATAAAATTTTATTGAAAGGCGGTAAAGAATCGTTACTTTCGAATCAAAAAATCGTGAGTCTATGGCATCAAGCATTGACTGATAATGACGTTGCCACTTCTTGGGTAGAATACCTAAATTATGATAGAACTGAAACCCAAGCTTTCTTAGAAAAACCAACACAAAAAGTTGACTTAATTGTTCCGCGTGGTGGAGAAAAATTAATTGCCTTTACAAAAAAACATGCTACTTGCCCCGTTATTGTAAGTGGTAGAGGAAACAATTTTGTTTACGTAAATGCAGAGGCCAATTTAGACCAAGCACTTTCTATCATTGTAAACGGAAAAACCTCAAACATATCTGTTTGTAATGCTTTAGATAAATTATTAATTGATACTAATCTTCCTAATTGGGAAGTATTTGCAAATAGAGTTGTGGCAAAATTAAAAGAGTTCAATGTAATTGTTTTAGGAGATTCAACTGTAGCTGCAGCTACAAACGTTCCTGCAATCGAATCCGATTTAATTTGGTATGAAGAGTTTCTAGATTATAAAATTGTAATTGGTACAACCAATTCTGATCAAGGCGCCATTGATAAAATAAATAAATATTGTGGCGGGCATTCAGCTTCGATAATTACAACAAATAATGAAACAGCGCAGGTATTCATGGACAATGTAGATACTGCCGCAGTTTATCAAAATGCCTCTACTCGATTTACAGACGGTGGTCAGTTTGGCCTAGGAGGAGAATTAGCAATAAGCACTGATAAATTACATCAAAGAGGTCCTATTGGTTTACAGCACCTAGTTACTAATAAATGGTATATTTACGGTGAAGGACAGATTAGATAG
- the proB gene encoding glutamate 5-kinase, translating into MAKKRILLKIGSNTLTKETNHISRGKIEDIGMQIAALNDQYEFVIVSSGAIAAAKQFVKLESKGKEIFVKQALASIGQPHLMRIFHENFSDLGLLTSQCLLSYSDFEKEQSKVNIVNTINVLIENNYIPIINENDTVATDEIQFGDNDKLAALTAVLLKVDILIIATNTNGIYTKASIHNDIPETITLVTDLALMQQEVGDSKSSHGTGGMQSKIEAAAIAKAANIETWVVNGLKDDFILNAINNSIPFTKII; encoded by the coding sequence ATGGCTAAAAAAAGAATATTACTAAAAATAGGAAGCAATACCTTAACCAAGGAAACCAATCATATTTCGAGAGGAAAGATTGAAGATATTGGAATGCAAATAGCTGCTTTAAACGATCAATACGAATTTGTAATTGTAAGTTCTGGTGCTATTGCAGCTGCAAAACAATTTGTAAAGTTAGAAAGTAAAGGAAAAGAAATTTTCGTTAAACAAGCATTAGCATCTATTGGACAACCCCATTTAATGCGGATTTTCCATGAAAACTTTAGTGATTTAGGATTATTGACTTCACAGTGTTTATTGTCATATTCAGATTTTGAAAAAGAACAATCCAAAGTGAATATCGTTAACACCATCAATGTATTGATTGAGAATAATTATATCCCAATAATTAATGAAAATGATACAGTTGCTACAGACGAAATCCAATTTGGAGACAATGATAAATTAGCAGCTTTAACAGCGGTACTTTTAAAAGTTGATATTTTAATAATCGCAACAAACACAAACGGAATCTATACAAAAGCTTCAATTCATAACGATATTCCAGAAACCATTACATTAGTAACTGATTTAGCTTTAATGCAACAAGAAGTTGGCGATTCTAAATCATCGCATGGTACTGGTGGAATGCAATCTAAAATTGAAGCGGCAGCAATTGCAAAAGCCGCCAATATTGAAACTTGGGTTGTCAATGGATTAAAAGATGATTTTATTTTGAATGCGATAAACAACAGTATTCCGTTTACGAAAATTATATAA
- the argB gene encoding acetylglutamate kinase, protein MHNKKPITVVKIGGNIIDDAAELKQFLADFSKIEGHKVLVHGGGKSATKMAKSIGLVPQMIDGRRITDAAMLEVVVMIYAGQINKDIVAQLQANNTNAIGFSGADGNLIQSEKRNHPTIDYGYVGDVKKVNTSLLSTLINSAIVPVFCAITHDKKGQLLNTNADTIASELAIALSDVFEVTLSYCFEKPGVLYDAEDDSSVIEKMNYELYAKLKAEKAIHSGMIPKLDNCFNSLSKGVHSIKIGHHKMLKDANAVCTQIEL, encoded by the coding sequence ATGCACAATAAAAAACCCATTACAGTAGTTAAAATTGGTGGAAATATTATTGATGATGCCGCAGAACTTAAACAATTCCTAGCTGACTTTTCAAAAATAGAGGGGCATAAAGTATTGGTTCACGGTGGAGGAAAATCGGCTACCAAAATGGCAAAAAGCATTGGCCTAGTTCCTCAAATGATTGATGGACGTCGCATTACTGATGCGGCCATGCTTGAAGTTGTGGTCATGATTTATGCAGGACAAATCAACAAAGATATTGTGGCTCAATTGCAAGCCAATAACACTAATGCAATCGGATTTTCAGGAGCTGACGGGAATTTAATCCAATCCGAAAAAAGAAACCATCCTACCATAGATTATGGTTATGTGGGTGATGTCAAAAAAGTCAACACTTCCCTACTTTCAACTTTAATAAATAGCGCCATTGTTCCTGTATTTTGTGCCATTACGCATGATAAAAAAGGACAATTACTAAATACTAATGCAGATACAATTGCCAGCGAATTAGCGATTGCTTTATCGGATGTTTTTGAGGTAACATTGAGTTACTGCTTTGAAAAACCTGGTGTTTTATACGATGCCGAAGATGATTCATCAGTAATTGAAAAAATGAATTACGAATTGTACGCCAAATTAAAAGCCGAGAAAGCCATACATTCCGGAATGATTCCTAAATTAGACAACTGCTTCAATAGCTTATCCAAAGGAGTGCATAGCATAAAAATTGGTCATCATAAAATGCTGAAAGACGCTAATGCAGTTTGCACACAAATTGAATTATAA
- a CDS encoding M20 family metallo-hydrolase yields MKNKETLTQEAITLLKNLIETQSFSSEEEHTAALIEKWFIVNEIPFERENNNIWAYNKTFDKSKPTLLLNSHHDTVRPNQAYTKDPLKAIVENGKLYGLGSNDAGGCLVSLLATFVHFYPAENLPYNIVMVASAEEESSGKKGLNSVLKSLPELECAIVGEPTLMQLAIAEKGLLVLDVKVKGTPSHAAHQNDDNALYKSIPVMEWFKNYTFEKISAQLGPVKMTVTQINAGKQHNVVPSECDLVVDIRVNDCYTNHEILAIVKENVPAEVTPRSMNLSSSSIPESHGLVQAGIALGRTTYGSPTLSDQSVLSCKSLKLGPGDTLRSHSADEFIYLNEIEEGIELYIKILSDFLKQ; encoded by the coding sequence ATGAAAAACAAAGAAACACTTACTCAAGAAGCGATCACCTTATTAAAAAACCTCATTGAAACCCAATCTTTTTCAAGCGAAGAAGAGCATACAGCGGCTTTAATCGAAAAATGGTTTATAGTAAACGAAATTCCATTTGAGAGAGAAAATAACAATATTTGGGCATACAACAAGACTTTCGACAAGAGTAAACCAACACTTTTATTGAATTCGCATCACGATACGGTAAGACCCAATCAGGCGTATACCAAAGATCCTTTGAAAGCAATTGTTGAGAATGGAAAATTATACGGTTTAGGGAGCAATGATGCTGGTGGATGCTTGGTTTCACTTTTGGCAACATTTGTACATTTTTATCCTGCTGAAAATCTTCCTTACAACATTGTAATGGTAGCATCGGCAGAAGAAGAAAGCAGTGGAAAAAAAGGGCTAAATAGCGTGCTTAAAAGTTTACCTGAACTAGAGTGTGCCATCGTTGGAGAGCCTACTTTAATGCAATTGGCCATAGCCGAAAAAGGTTTATTAGTTCTTGATGTTAAGGTAAAAGGAACGCCAAGTCATGCCGCACATCAAAATGATGATAATGCACTCTACAAATCAATTCCTGTGATGGAATGGTTTAAAAACTATACTTTCGAAAAAATATCAGCCCAATTAGGACCAGTAAAAATGACTGTTACCCAAATAAATGCTGGAAAACAACACAATGTTGTACCATCTGAGTGTGATTTAGTTGTGGACATTCGTGTCAACGATTGCTACACCAATCACGAGATTTTAGCTATCGTAAAAGAAAACGTCCCTGCAGAAGTTACACCACGTTCTATGAATTTGAGTTCGTCATCAATCCCAGAATCACATGGGTTAGTACAGGCAGGAATTGCTTTAGGAAGAACCACCTACGGCTCACCTACCCTTTCAGACCAGTCCGTTTTGAGCTGTAAATCCTTAAAATTAGGACCTGGTGATACCCTGCGTTCACACTCTGCTGATGAATTTATCTATTTAAATGAAATAGAAGAAGGAATCGAATTGTATATTAAAATACTTAGTGATTTTTTAAAGCAATAA
- the ytxJ gene encoding bacillithiol system redox-active protein YtxJ — translation MSFFKNIFSGSENQNDSSSKMDWNNLTDLGQLNEIMTLSNEKPVAIFKHSTRCSVSRMALKQFENEFDSSDKVTPYFLDLIAYREVSNEIANRFGVQHQSPQLLLIKDGKAIYNASHSDIDATVLKTKV, via the coding sequence ATGAGTTTTTTTAAAAATATTTTTAGTGGTTCAGAGAACCAAAATGATTCTAGTAGCAAAATGGACTGGAATAACTTAACTGATTTGGGGCAGTTGAACGAAATAATGACACTTTCAAATGAAAAGCCAGTGGCTATTTTTAAACACAGTACACGTTGTAGTGTAAGCAGAATGGCATTGAAACAGTTTGAAAATGAGTTTGATAGCTCAGATAAAGTTACGCCATATTTTTTAGATTTAATAGCGTATCGTGAAGTTTCTAATGAAATTGCAAATCGTTTTGGAGTACAACATCAATCTCCTCAGTTGCTACTTATAAAAGATGGAAAAGCGATTTATAATGCTTCTCACAGTGATATTGACGCTACAGTTTTGAAGACTAAAGTATAA
- the clpB gene encoding ATP-dependent chaperone ClpB, with protein sequence MNINKFTIKSQEAIQQSQQLAQSFGQQQIENEHIFKAIFEVDENVAPFILKKLNVNVPLFIQILDSTIQSFPKVSGGEVMLSRDANTALNEAEIIAKKMNDEFVSIEHLILAIFGSRSKVSQILKDQGVTEKGLKAAIDELRKGERVTSASAEETYNSLNKYAKNLNELAKAGKLDPVIGRDEEIRRVLQILTRRTKNNPMLVGEPGVGKTAIAEGLAHRIVDGDVPDNLKDKIVFSLDMGALIAGAKFKGEFEERLKAVVKEVTAAEGDIVLFIDEIHTLVGAGGGEGAMDAANILKPALARGELRAIGATTLDEYQKYFEKDKALERRFQKIIIEEPDTESAISILRGIKEKYETHHKVQIKDEAIIAAVELSQRYITNRFLPDKAIDLMDEAASKIRMEINSKPEELDVLDRKVMQLEIEIEAIKREKDETKLKTLGMDLANLKEERNKIYAKWKSEKDVVDNVQAIKTEIEDYKYEAERAERDGDYGKVAEIRYGKIKEAQERLDVLHKELVENQAGGSSLIKEEVTREDIAEVVAKWTGIPVMKMLQGEREKLLHLEEELHRRVVGQEEAIEAVSDAVRRSRAGLQDMKKPVGTFLFLGTTGVGKTELAKALAEYLFDDENAMTRIDMSEYQERHSVSRLVGAPPGYVGYDEGGQLTEAVRRKPYSVILLDEIEKAHPDTFNILLQVLDEGRLTDNKGRLADFKNTIIIMTSNMGSQIIQEKFENLKGSMEAATEAAKVEVLGLLKQTVRPEFINRIDEIVMFTPLTSANITRIVSLQLKSVTKMLALQGITMDATPEAIEYLAEKGFDPQFGARPVKRVIQRDVLNTLSKEILAGKIATDSIILLDAFDGELVFRNQSELVE encoded by the coding sequence ATGAACATAAATAAATTTACCATAAAATCGCAAGAAGCCATACAGCAATCGCAACAATTGGCTCAAAGCTTTGGACAGCAACAAATAGAGAACGAACACATTTTCAAAGCCATCTTTGAAGTCGATGAAAATGTAGCACCTTTTATTTTGAAAAAACTAAATGTAAATGTTCCATTATTCATACAAATATTAGATAGTACAATCCAGAGCTTCCCTAAAGTTTCGGGCGGTGAAGTGATGCTTTCGAGAGATGCAAATACGGCACTAAACGAAGCGGAGATTATTGCTAAGAAAATGAACGATGAATTCGTTTCTATTGAGCATTTAATTTTGGCTATTTTTGGTTCTAGAAGCAAAGTTTCCCAAATCTTAAAAGATCAAGGTGTAACCGAAAAAGGATTGAAAGCAGCCATTGACGAACTACGTAAAGGAGAAAGAGTTACTTCAGCATCAGCGGAAGAAACGTATAACTCATTGAATAAATACGCTAAAAACCTAAATGAATTAGCCAAAGCAGGTAAACTAGATCCAGTTATTGGTCGGGACGAAGAAATTAGACGTGTATTACAAATTCTTACGCGTCGAACTAAAAATAACCCCATGTTGGTTGGGGAACCTGGAGTTGGTAAAACTGCAATTGCCGAAGGTTTAGCACACCGTATTGTGGATGGCGATGTTCCTGATAATCTGAAAGACAAGATAGTTTTCTCACTAGATATGGGAGCGCTGATTGCGGGAGCCAAATTCAAAGGAGAATTTGAGGAACGCCTCAAAGCGGTAGTGAAAGAAGTCACTGCTGCCGAAGGTGACATTGTGCTTTTTATTGATGAGATACATACTCTTGTAGGTGCAGGTGGTGGCGAAGGTGCTATGGATGCTGCTAATATTTTGAAACCAGCTTTGGCTCGTGGAGAATTAAGAGCCATTGGTGCAACGACATTAGACGAATACCAAAAATATTTTGAAAAAGACAAAGCCTTAGAACGTCGTTTCCAGAAAATTATCATCGAAGAACCCGATACCGAAAGTGCGATTTCTATCCTTCGTGGTATAAAGGAAAAATACGAAACACATCATAAAGTACAGATAAAAGACGAGGCTATTATTGCTGCGGTCGAATTATCACAACGTTATATTACCAATCGTTTTCTTCCAGACAAAGCGATTGATTTAATGGATGAGGCCGCTTCTAAAATCCGAATGGAAATCAATTCAAAACCAGAAGAACTGGATGTTTTAGATCGAAAAGTGATGCAACTCGAAATCGAAATCGAAGCCATCAAAAGAGAAAAAGACGAGACCAAGCTCAAAACCTTAGGAATGGATTTAGCCAACCTAAAAGAAGAACGCAATAAAATCTATGCCAAATGGAAATCAGAGAAAGATGTAGTTGATAATGTGCAGGCAATCAAAACGGAAATTGAAGATTACAAATACGAAGCAGAACGTGCTGAGCGTGATGGTGATTACGGTAAAGTAGCCGAAATTCGTTACGGAAAAATCAAAGAAGCCCAAGAGCGTCTCGATGTCTTACATAAAGAATTAGTCGAAAATCAAGCCGGTGGAAGCTCTCTAATCAAAGAAGAAGTTACTCGTGAAGATATTGCCGAAGTAGTGGCTAAATGGACTGGAATTCCAGTGATGAAAATGCTACAAGGAGAACGCGAAAAACTATTGCATCTAGAAGAAGAGCTACACCGTCGTGTGGTAGGACAAGAAGAAGCGATTGAAGCCGTGAGTGATGCCGTACGTCGTTCTCGTGCTGGATTGCAAGACATGAAAAAACCAGTAGGAACTTTTCTATTCTTGGGAACAACTGGTGTAGGAAAAACCGAATTGGCGAAAGCCTTAGCTGAATACTTGTTTGATGATGAAAACGCCATGACGCGCATTGATATGAGTGAATACCAAGAACGCCACAGTGTGAGCCGTTTAGTAGGTGCGCCTCCAGGATATGTAGGTTATGATGAAGGCGGTCAATTGACCGAAGCCGTGCGTAGAAAACCGTATTCTGTGATTCTATTGGATGAGATTGAAAAAGCACATCCTGACACGTTCAACATCTTGCTACAAGTACTGGATGAAGGACGTTTAACAGATAACAAAGGACGTTTGGCCGATTTCAAAAACACCATTATTATCATGACTTCTAATATGGGTAGTCAGATCATACAGGAAAAATTCGAAAATCTAAAAGGAAGTATGGAAGCCGCTACTGAGGCTGCCAAAGTAGAAGTTCTTGGTTTATTAAAACAAACGGTACGCCCTGAATTCATTAACCGTATTGACGAAATCGTGATGTTTACCCCTTTAACAAGTGCCAATATCACAAGAATTGTGAGTCTACAATTGAAATCAGTGACCAAAATGCTTGCCCTACAAGGCATTACCATGGACGCCACACCAGAAGCCATAGAATATTTAGCCGAGAAAGGTTTCGACCCACAATTTGGTGCCCGCCCCGTAAAACGTGTGATTCAAAGAGATGTATTGAACACCTTGTCCAAAGAAATTTTGGCTGGTAAAATAGCTACTGATAGTATCATACTGTTGGATGCATTTGACGGAGAATTGGTTTTTAGAAATCAATCCGAATTAGTAGAATAA
- a CDS encoding DUF2157 domain-containing protein has product MGKFEENATNRLFEKNLIPEEQFKEITVHRDLNIFSLHSELKFSLYLSVLLFTSGIGILIYENIDTIGHIAILSLLLIVTTICFYFSFKNTVGFKKQETNFENPLFDYLILTAVLLSCIFIGYLQFQYTAFGTHYGLATLIPTAIGLFCAYYFDNKSILSIAITGLAAYIGLSVSPQSLLNNSFYETTTLSYSAIGLGVILVLWSIYSNKIALKTHFTLIYLTFALHLISFSCINNLFNPYWGIFGFLLLASSYYFYKSSYEVKSVSLFVFTIIYAYVGINIFIFKLIDIANISDFLIPLLYLAPFYFIGSIILFIRLIKKFNKNSNDDTIR; this is encoded by the coding sequence ATGGGAAAATTTGAAGAAAACGCCACAAATAGACTTTTTGAAAAAAATTTAATACCAGAGGAGCAATTCAAAGAAATTACTGTTCACCGAGATTTAAATATATTTTCATTGCATTCAGAATTAAAATTCTCCTTATACTTATCTGTTTTACTATTTACTTCGGGAATTGGTATTTTAATTTATGAAAACATTGATACCATTGGCCATATCGCAATTCTCTCCTTATTATTGATAGTAACAACAATTTGTTTTTATTTTAGTTTTAAAAACACGGTTGGATTTAAAAAACAAGAAACTAATTTTGAAAATCCACTATTTGACTACTTAATTCTTACTGCTGTACTATTGAGTTGTATTTTCATAGGATATCTACAATTTCAGTACACTGCTTTTGGTACTCATTATGGATTAGCAACATTAATTCCCACAGCAATCGGACTCTTTTGCGCTTATTATTTTGATAATAAAAGCATCTTATCTATTGCTATTACAGGATTAGCTGCATATATCGGTTTATCTGTAAGTCCACAATCATTACTAAACAATAGTTTTTACGAAACAACTACATTAAGTTATTCGGCAATAGGTTTAGGAGTTATATTAGTTCTATGGTCCATTTACAGTAATAAGATTGCATTAAAAACCCATTTCACTTTAATCTATTTAACATTTGCCTTACACCTAATCAGTTTTTCCTGCATCAATAATTTATTCAATCCGTATTGGGGAATATTTGGATTTCTATTACTAGCCTCATCTTATTATTTTTATAAATCAAGCTATGAAGTTAAATCTGTTTCTTTATTCGTCTTCACCATTATATATGCTTACGTAGGTATCAATATTTTTATTTTTAAACTTATTGATATAGCAAATATCTCTGATTTTCTAATCCCGCTATTATATCTAGCTCCCTTTTATTTCATTGGTTCTATAATTTTATTTATCCGACTTATTAAAAAATTCAATAAAAATAGCAATGATGATACAATACGATAA
- a CDS encoding N-acetylornithine carbamoyltransferase, giving the protein MNYISVKNIDSLDTWVKQALKIKKKPLKNKKLGKNKTLGMLFFNPSLRTRLSTQKAALNLGMNVMVMNFTNEGWTLEFEDGAVMNQGASEHIREAAEVVSQYCDIIAVRAFAGLVDKEKDNAETVLAGFLKFATVPVVNMEGCTGHPLQALADAITMEEHKTAHRPKVVLSWAPHPRALPQAVANSFVEMMQLQDADFVITHPEGYELNPEITKNSIIEYDQNKAFENADFIYTKNWSNYIDYGKITNSDPNWTVTAEKMALTNNAKFMHCLPVRRNVIVTDEVIDSENSIVIEQANNRTYAAQLILQKILENAQ; this is encoded by the coding sequence ATGAACTACATATCAGTAAAAAATATAGATTCACTCGACACATGGGTGAAACAAGCTTTAAAAATTAAAAAGAAGCCTCTTAAAAACAAAAAGCTAGGTAAAAACAAAACCTTAGGAATGTTGTTTTTCAACCCGAGTTTAAGAACGCGTTTGAGTACTCAAAAAGCAGCTTTAAATTTAGGAATGAATGTGATGGTAATGAATTTTACCAATGAAGGTTGGACACTAGAGTTTGAAGATGGCGCAGTGATGAATCAAGGCGCTTCAGAACATATTAGAGAAGCTGCCGAAGTAGTTTCTCAATACTGTGATATTATTGCGGTAAGAGCATTTGCTGGCTTAGTTGACAAAGAAAAAGACAATGCCGAAACAGTTTTGGCTGGATTCTTAAAATTTGCAACTGTACCCGTTGTCAACATGGAAGGTTGTACAGGACATCCATTACAAGCATTGGCTGACGCCATAACCATGGAAGAACACAAAACGGCACACCGTCCAAAAGTAGTTTTGTCTTGGGCGCCACACCCTAGAGCTTTACCTCAAGCTGTAGCCAATTCTTTTGTGGAAATGATGCAGTTACAAGATGCCGACTTTGTAATTACTCATCCTGAAGGCTACGAATTGAATCCAGAAATTACAAAAAATTCAATCATTGAATACGATCAAAACAAAGCGTTTGAGAATGCCGATTTTATTTATACTAAAAACTGGAGTAATTATATTGATTACGGAAAAATAACAAATTCAGACCCAAACTGGACTGTGACTGCTGAGAAAATGGCATTAACGAACAATGCCAAATTCATGCACTGTTTACCTGTGAGACGAAATGTAATTGTTACAGATGAAGTGATAGACAGCGAAAATTCAATCGTGATTGAACAAGCCAACAACAGGACTTATGCAGCGCAATTAATATTACAAAAAATATTAGAAAATGCACAATAA
- the argH gene encoding argininosuccinate lyase, translating into MKLWEKGIPTDKQIEQFTVGNDRELDLVLAKYDALGSIAHAKMLGNIGLLTTNETDALVSALNEIIADVAQGNFVIEDSFEDVHSKIEYLLTAKLGDAGKKIHTARSRNDQVLVDVNLYLKDVVIELKQQVKSLFDLLMESAEKYQSVLLPGYTHLQIAMPSSFGMWFSAYAETLIDDITMLNAALKVVDQNPLGSAAGYGSSFPINRTFTTKELGFETLKYNSVAAQMSRGKSEKTLAFAMSSVAATLAKFSMDVCLYMSQNFDFIGLPAHLTTGSSIMPHKKNPDVFELIRGKCNKIQALPYEITLITNNLPSGYHRDLQLLKEGLFPAIQNLQACLDIAIFSIKDIKVKDNILADPKYNYLFTVDTLNEMVVAGMPFRDAYKAVAEQLENGTYTSPKETKHTHEGSINNLCLAEIKEKMNQAF; encoded by the coding sequence ATGAAACTTTGGGAAAAAGGAATACCAACTGATAAACAAATAGAACAATTCACTGTTGGTAACGACAGAGAACTGGATTTAGTTTTGGCAAAATACGATGCTTTAGGATCTATTGCTCATGCTAAAATGTTAGGAAACATTGGTTTATTAACTACCAATGAAACTGATGCTTTAGTCTCTGCTTTAAACGAAATCATTGCAGATGTAGCTCAAGGAAATTTCGTTATCGAAGATTCATTTGAAGATGTACATTCCAAAATTGAATATTTACTGACAGCAAAACTAGGTGATGCTGGTAAAAAAATCCATACAGCTCGTTCTCGTAACGATCAAGTTTTGGTTGATGTCAACTTGTATTTAAAAGATGTTGTAATCGAACTAAAACAGCAAGTAAAATCACTTTTTGATTTACTAATGGAATCGGCTGAGAAATATCAAAGCGTATTGTTACCAGGCTATACGCATTTACAAATTGCTATGCCATCGTCATTTGGGATGTGGTTTTCCGCTTATGCCGAAACTTTGATTGATGATATCACCATGTTGAATGCCGCTTTGAAAGTGGTAGACCAAAATCCATTAGGTTCCGCTGCAGGTTATGGAAGCTCCTTCCCTATCAATAGAACATTCACAACCAAAGAACTAGGATTCGAAACCTTAAAATACAATTCGGTTGCCGCTCAAATGAGCCGTGGAAAATCAGAAAAAACATTGGCTTTTGCCATGAGCAGCGTGGCAGCAACATTGGCTAAGTTTTCGATGGATGTATGTTTGTACATGAGTCAAAACTTTGATTTCATTGGTTTACCAGCACATTTAACTACAGGTTCGAGCATTATGCCTCACAAGAAAAACCCTGATGTATTTGAGTTGATTCGTGGAAAATGCAATAAAATTCAAGCCTTACCTTATGAAATCACTTTAATTACAAATAATCTACCTAGTGGTTACCACCGTGATTTACAGTTATTAAAAGAGGGATTGTTCCCTGCCATTCAAAATTTACAAGCTTGTCTTGATATTGCGATTTTCTCTATCAAAGATATCAAAGTAAAAGACAACATTCTAGCAGATCCAAAATACAACTACTTGTTTACTGTAGATACTTTAAACGAAATGGTGGTTGCTGGAATGCCATTTAGAGATGCTTATAAAGCGGTTGCAGAGCAACTGGAAAATGGAACTTACACTTCTCCAAAAGAAACCAAACACACGCACGAAGGAAGTATAAACAACTTATGTTTGGCTGAAATAAAAGAAAAAATGAATCAGGCTTTCTAA